The following is a genomic window from Desulfonatronum thiosulfatophilum.
TGATCTCCCGCGATCCGGTCGTGGTTGAGCGCCAAAACCCGCGGGACGACTTCAAGACCGTCATGGAGGAAGGCTGCAGACGGCTGGAGAAGGATATCTCGATTGTGGTCTTTCCCCAATCAACCCGGGAACCGGAGTTCGATCCCCAGAAATTCAACTCCATGGGAGTAAAGCTGGCCAAGCGGGCCGGGGTCCAGGTGGTTCCTTTCGCATTGAAGACCGATGCGTGGGGCAATGGAAAACTTCTCAAGGATTTTGGAAAGATAGACCCGAAGAGAACCGTCCATTTCCACTTCCATGAACCCATGACGGTCACCGGGGCGGGGAAGGATGAGCACGCGCACATCGTGGAGTTCATTCAAGGGAAATTGGAGCAATGGAACAGGCGGAGTATGGGGAAGGTTCATATTGGTTCATATGATAATAACACCGATGCGTGATAGCGATTGACGCCCTCTGTATTTAATCGTATTCTATTGTCCTCATTTAGAATCATCGGAGGGTCCATGACTAAGACAGTGACATTGCGACTGGACGAGCCGGTCTATCGGCTTTTCAAGGAAGTGGCGGAGCGGGAGAACAGGC
Proteins encoded in this region:
- a CDS encoding lysophospholipid acyltransferase family protein; translation: MFDALPTEDYTSPHRSLSWFTKTFPSAIFYPKMIRVIFRASNKARRSMYDGRAWIESSRTICSVLESIGVRLQIENVSPLAKLDSPCVFVGNHMSTLETFVLPSIIQPHRPVTFVVKRSLVEYPVFKHVMISRDPVVVERQNPRDDFKTVMEEGCRRLEKDISIVVFPQSTREPEFDPQKFNSMGVKLAKRAGVQVVPFALKTDAWGNGKLLKDFGKIDPKRTVHFHFHEPMTVTGAGKDEHAHIVEFIQGKLEQWNRRSMGKVHIGSYDNNTDA